GCGGAGGCGTGAAGGAATCGGGCGGCGGCGAACCCAACACGCCGTGCAAACCATGCAGTTCGATCGCGGTGTGGCGATACTGGTTGCCATCGATCTTGACCGCGCGGGCCAGCGTCTTTTCGTGCAGGTAGGGCAAGTGCCAGCCTTCGAGCTGGGCTTCCTGCAAGGTCTTCCAGTTCACCTGCTCGTCGATGCGGTACGAAAATGCGGGCGTATAGCCGTTAAAGTCGAACCGGCCGATCTCGTCCGCCACCGGTCCCAGGTATTCGAGCAGCGTCTGTTCGGGCCGGTCCGCCAGATTGACGAAGATGAAACCCTTCCAGATGGCGCAATGAACGGGCGTGAGGCCATTTTCCGCCGGATTTACGCCGGGGAAGTTCTCGGCATCGGTGATCTGCACCAGCTTGCCGGTGGTGTCATAGACCCAGCCGTGGAAGCGGCAGGCCAGATAGCCGCGGCATGACCCTTCCGCATCCCACGCTACCGGTGCGCCACGGTGCGAACACATATTGTGGAACGCGCGATATTCTCCGTCCTTGCCGCGGATCACCAGCAGCGAAGTGTCGAGGATCTTGAGGTCGGCGACGAAATAATCGCCCGGATTGGGCGCCTGTTCCACGCGCCCGACGTTGAGCCACTTGCGGCGGAACACCCGCTCGCGCTCCAGATCAAAGTATTCCTGGGAGGTATAGCGCTCGACCGGGATCGGGCCGCGGCCCTCTTCGGGATAGCGATCCATGAAACGGCACGGTGCGGTGCTCATGCGGCGGCTCCCTTGCCGGCCAGCGGCCAGGCATCATGCGTGGGGACGAAACGGGAGATCGGGAAGACGTATTTGGGCGCAGGATCGCCATACATCTCGATCGTGGCGGAACATTCCGCGAGGGCTAGGCACATGTCGAGAAGAGTGCGATCCGCCCCGTCGATTTCCGACAGGGGCCGCTGTCCGAAATATTCAAAGGCGGCGGGGCTGCGCTCCAGCATGGTATCGTAGAACACCTGGCTCTCTTCGAGCGAGGACGACCAGCGCTTGTCGTTGCGTTCCCCCTCGGTGGGTCTTGCCCAGTCCAGGAACGGCAGCAGATCTTCAAACCCTTCAGGCAATTCGCGTTCCACACAGCCCTCCCTGTCGCGCCACGGCATGAGGAGACTGCGGGAACGCCGCGCCGAAACGCTATCCCGCCCCTGCAGCCGGTGACCGCTGAGTGCGGAATTTCGACACGATCCGCGCCGGCAACGGACAGGCCGTGCGAACCCGTCACTTCGATGGGATATAATACCTGTTAGGTATGAAGTGGCGCAGATTCAGTATTGGACGCGGCAAACCTCAGGGATCACGCTTCCACCGGAATCAGGGAAATTTTGCCACCCGGCGCCGCAGGGAGCGCTGGCGCAAGGCGATACCCGGAGAACCGTTCATGACCCATCGCATCAAGATGATCGTTCCCGTGCCGGTGCCGCAGCAAGCCCTTGCCGCATTCGCCGGCCAGATCCCCGCCGGGCTGGTCCGGCCGGACATCGCCATCGAGTTCGCCTGCGCGGCGCGCGGCGGGGCGACGCTCGATTCCCTCTATGAAGGCACGATCGCCGATGCCTTCTGCCTGGAGGCGGGATGCCGCGCGGAGGAGGAGGGCTTCAGCGCGGTCTGCATCAATTCGATGAGCGATTCCGGCGTGGCAGCGCTGCGGTCGCGGTTGACCATCCCCGTGGTCGGCACGGCACAGGCGACCTATCATCTCGCCTGCCAGCTCGGCAAGAAATTCGCGATCCTGTCGATGTGGGATAACTGGCGCTGGCTCTATGACAAGGTCCTGACCGAACAGGGACTGCACCACCGCCTCGCCGCGATCCGCTCGATCGGCGTGCGCCCCGATACCGCCGAACTGCTGGCGGGCAAGGAGGACAGCGTCTTCCCGCTGCTGATGGACGCCGCGCGCCGCGCGATCGAGGAGGACGGGGCGGACGTGCTGGTGCTGGGATCGACCACCATGCACCAGTCGCACGCCTATCTCGCCGCGCACCTGCCCGTGCCGGTGCTCAATCCCGGCCTCGTCGCATTCAAGGCGTGCGAAACTTTGATCGACCTTGGCCTGTCCCATAGTAGAAAGGGCTTTGCGCCGCCCGAGAGGATCATCGACAACGTCTTCGAAGCAGCGTGAATCGGGAGCGGAATCGACCAGCTCAAGCGGAGGTCCAACGATAATGATCCCAGCCATGACTTCTGTCCGCTCTTGGGATGGCAGCGATCTTCCGCTGCCCAGCCTGACGCGCCTAGCGACACGCGATATCAACGAGGTCCATGATCACATGAGCCGCATGTTCTGCCCGCACGACCTGCGGGTGGAAGGCGGCAACCCGCCCCTTGCATTCCGGCACCATCAGGCCTCGCTCAAGTCGGTCACGTTCAACGCCACCGACTACGGCAACCCCTATGGCCGGGTGGTGGTGAACATCCCGCCGACCGACGTGCTCTATCTTGTCCAGTTCTCGCTGCGCGGCGTCGCGCAGATCACGCAGGACAACGCGACCTTTGAGCTGCACCCCGGCCAGATGTGCGTGCTTGGCCCCGACGCCAAGGTCCGGCAGATGTTCGGAGACGGCTACAAGCACTTCACCGTCAAGATGGACAAGAGCGGGCTGGAGGCCATTCTGGCGCAGGAACTGGGGTTTCGGCCGGGTGACCTTCATTTCTCGCCGCAACCGGTTCGGCTCGAAGGCGCGGCCGCCGCGTTCGCGCAGCTTGTTCGCACCGTGTGCGACAATCTCGATTCCGGCATCGAAACCGGGTTGAGCGGGTTCAACCATGCGCGCGCAAGCGGCGCGGTGGAGGAGACACTCCAGCGGCTGTTGCTGGCCGCCGTGCCCCATAACCATTCCGACCTGTTCGACGCGCCGGCTTCGTGCCCCGCCCCCTATTACGTGCGCCGGGTCGAGGAGTTCATCCACGAACACGCGCAAGCGCCGATCACGCTGGAAGAAATGATCGTCGTTTCCGGTGTCAGCGCGCGGTCGCTCCATGCGGGCTTCCGGCGCTTCCGCAACACCACGCCGATGCTCTATCTCAAGAACCACCGGCTCGATCTGGCACGGCGGCAATTGCGCGAGGGCGCCGATACCGGCGTTTCTGTCACAGAAGTCGCGCTGGCCTGTGGTTTCACCCACCTGTCGAAATTCGCCCGCGATTACCTCGAACGGTTCGGCGAGCGGCCGTCGATGACGCTGAAGCGCATGTCCGGCCGCTGATCGCGAAAGCACATCTCAGCCAAGCCCAAACTGGGCGGCAGTGAAGACAAAGCGCTCCTCCGCCGGAAAGGCCGCCAGCGCGAGCAGCCGGCCGCCTTCATGGCGCAAGTGCCATGTCCGGCGGATCACCGGTTGCTGGCGCGCGAAGGCCGCCGGATCGAACAGCACCAGATTGCACCCGCCACCGGGATCGCGCGCGGAGCGGGTGCGGATCAGCGCGATCCGGGCTTCGCGCGCCTGCGCGGCAAGATCCTGGCAGGCCGTGTAGTCCAACGGATCGATCCAGCGCGCCGCTTCGTTGTCGAAAGGCGGAAGTGTCAGGTCGAGCGCCGAAGCCGTCGCCAGCGCGGCGGTGAAACTGGTGTGTTCGCTCGTGGTCGAAGGCGGTACAAACCCGGGGGACCGCTGGAAGAAACGCAAGCGCCAATAAGCCGTTTCAGCGATGGCCGTGGCCTCGCGCTCGGCCGCGTAGAAGATGCCGGGGCGTTCGTTCGCGCGGCGGAAGCGGCTTTCGTTGCGATGGCCATAACGGAAGGGCGAAGCAAGCAGGTAGTGCAGCCCGCGCGTTTCCGGCGGCAGATCGGGCTTGACCGCGTCCGCCAGCATTTCGAGCCGCGCCTGGTCCGCCAGTCCGTCGGCCAGACGGTTGGTGGAGATGCGGTGCTGGGCTTCCACCACCCGCCAGGCATCACCCCGCCATGGCCGGGCTTCAGACGCGAGCGCGGTAGGCGTCCACATAATCGCACACGGAAATCAGGCCCCGGAAACTGTCGATCAGGTCGAGCGGACGGGCATTGAGATCGAGGTTGGCGGTTTCCAGCCAGCGCCGCGCGGCAGCATCGTCGCTGCCGAGCAGCGCATCGAGGCTGCGGAACAACCGCAGCAGAAACTGGCCCGCCTCATAGGACTTGGAAGCCGGATCGAGCACCGACCGACCGCTGCGCAGGCGCGAGACCGTGGCGGCCGACACACCGAGCACCGTGCCCAGCTTGGTGTTGCTGAAATTCCAGAAATCGGCGATCCGCCCCAGCGCGGAGGTCAGGATTTCCGCATCGCCGCGCGGCGGGCTGTCAAACCGGGTCGCCATGCCTTCTCCTTTCATATGCATGATATAGGAGAAACTCATTCATTTGAACAGATGGCTTCTGCAAAAATTCCTCTCCGGCCCGATCGGCAAAAGACGACAGGGAAGCCGGGGGCTCCCCTGTCGCAAGGGTGGATTGCCTTTCGCGCAATGCGCCGCCGTCAGGCGTCGATCACCACGTCGTCGCCGGACACCGAGACGCAATAGGTTCTGACCGCGATCGAACAGGGCGCGCCGATCGCTTCCCCGGTGCGGATGTCGAAACTGCCCATGTGGAACGGGCAGAGGATCTTGCCGCCGTCCACTTCGCCTTCGGCCAGCGAGGCATCGCCGTGCGTGCACAGATCGTCCGTCGCGAAGAATTCGCCATCGAGGTTGTAGACGGCCAGCGCGCGTCCGTCGTCGAGATCGACGCGGATGACTTCGCCGGCGGGTATGTCACGGGTTGCGCAGAGTTTGATCGTCACAAGTTCACCGGTTTCTTGAATTGCCATGAAGGCACGGCCTCGCCCTGAAGGCGGACATCGAGCCTCACTTTGGAAAAGCGCCATCCTTCAGGCGTAAGCACCACATCGCTGTCGTACCAGCCGCCAAACCAGGTGTCGGTCGGGCTGGCGTGCCCCTGATCACCGGCTGCGGGAGCCATCGTGCACAGCTCCCACAAGTACCAGTGGCAACGCCCGGAACGCAGGTCCGCCGCAAGTTCGATCAGCGGCGAGACCATGTAGTGGATCGACCACAGCACCCTGTCGGCCGCAAGACCGGCCAGGCCCGCCGCGATCGCATCGCGGCCGACGAGATCGGCGAACCCTTCGGCCGACCACACCGCGTTAGCGGCGAAGAGCGGACCGAGAATCGCGGGATCGTTCTTGCGGTCCGCCCCCAACGCGTAACGCGCCACGAGATCCCCGATCTCCGCACGCGCCTCCAGCCGTGCCAGCCTGTATTCGCCGGACGTGGGCTCCGCCATGTCAGGGATGTGCCATCGGCTGCAGGCCCTGCCAGGTCGGCTGCGCGCCATGCACCGCCACGAAGCGCGTTTCCTCGAAGGCATAGGGCACGCCGACCGCGCCGCCGTAAAGTTCCAGGTGCGGCGCGACTTCGGCCAGCGACAGCGCGATGTTGTAGAGCGGCTGCAGCGCTTCGGGCAGGCCGCCGAGCGGATACTTGTCCACTTCGGCAAGGATCGCTTCAAGACGCGGTAGGGTCGCATCGTAGAACGCCTTGAGCGCCTGCGGCGTCGCGGTGCGGCGGCGCGTCTGGCGTTCGTCGGCCGTCGGCAATGCCCATTCGAGCCAGGGGGAAAGGTCCGCGAAATCCGCGGGCAGCGAAAGCTGGGTCATGATCTGCGTCCTGTTCAGGCGTTGACGTACTGGTCGACGACGGCGGCGCTGTGGCGGATGAGGATTTCATCGTCCTGCAGGTGCTGCTGCGTCTTCGCCCGCGACTCCATCGCCCGCTGGGTATCTTCCATGGTGGCGGTGTCTTCGAGCCAGGCGTTGCGCTGGAGCGTCATCGCATGCTCGATCGCCCAGCGTTCCGCGTTGGTCCTGGGCGCACGCACGTAATAGCGGCCTTCCCACACGGTGCGGTTGTGCGCGGTCGGCCAGAACTGGTGGGTAAACCATATCCCTTCCGACACATGCAGCAGCGTGTTCGGGAAAATGACGCTCAGCTCGAAGGCGAAATCGCCGCGATGATCGGGATTGATCGTCTTCGGCAGCATCGATTCGCCGCGGCGCGAAACAAGGCTCGCACCGGATATCGCGTTGGCCACGGCGGAAACCGGCGTCGGCTTGGCGTCCAGCGTCAGGCACACCGCGCAAGTCCGGTGCGGCCCCATCAGCTTCACGTTCTGCAGGCCGGTGGAAAACACGTTCGGGAACGAGCCGGCGTGGATCGTATCGACGTGATAGGCTTCGGCAAAGGCATCGTGCGCCACCTTCCAGTTGCACGCCAGCTCAGTGCGATAGGTGAAGCCGAAGTCCATCTCGTCGAATGGATAGCCGCGGAAGTGCTCGGCATAGTCGCCCAGGTATTCTTCCAGCGTCTGTTCGGGCTGCGGGGCGACGTTGATGAAGAGGAACCCCTCCCACACCCCCAACGCGATTTCGGTGAGGCCGTTGTGCGCCTTGTCGAAGCACGAATAGAACCGTTCCTCGCTCGGCACGCTCTTGAGCGCGCCGTCCGCGCCATAGACCCAGCCGTGAAAACGGCAGGTAACGACGGCGGCCTTGCTCTTGCCGTAGGTTTCCTCGCCGATCTCGGTCACCACCGTATTGCCGCGATGCGCGCACATGTTGTGAAACGCGCGAACCACGCCGTCCTTGCCCCGGATGATGATCGCCGACGTACCGGCAGCCTCGATCCGCTTGACCTTGTAGTCCCCGGCCTTGGGAATTTCGCTGGCGCGGCCGACGCAGAGCCAGACCTTGCTGAAAATCTTTTCCTTCTCCTGCTCGTACCAGGCGGGGGAGATGTAAGGCTCGGTCGGGATCGGACCGGAGCCGAGTTCGGGGTACTTTTCCAGCCAGCGATGTTGGATGTTCATGGCCATTCTCTCCAATGGATGCGCGTGTCCCGCCTCACTCGACGAAGATGTCGAGCGGCAGGACCGCCGAAACGATGACGTTGGGAACGTCGACAAGCTGGCCGATGCGCAGGTCCACGGCGGCGGCGCAGATCGCATAGGCCTGTTCGCGGGTGTATCCCTTGTTGGTCGCGATCCAGTCGATCATCCGCAGCAGCGCGTCGCGCGCGGCGAGCGAGAGGTCTTCGGACAGGTTGGTCAGCGCGGCAACCTTCGGGCTGTCGAGATAGGCGAGGTGCGGCGGCACTTCGCCCGCCTTCTTGACCGGCATCCCGACGATGGCGTGGAAGCGGCCGGGTTCGGTGTTGCGAAGCTGGCTGCCGCCGGTGACGTGCGGGAACACGATGTCCTTGCCGCCACCCTTGATGACTTCGCATTTCAGCGTCACGCGCGCGGCCATTTCCACGGCCGTGCCGCAGACCTCGCCATCGCCCTGCGCGAAGTGGATGTCGCCGGTCCACAGGCCCGCCCCGTCGACGAGAACCGGGAACAGGATCGTGGTGCCGACCTGCATCGCCTTGATGTCCATGTTGCCGCCGTTCTCGCGCGGGGCCACGGTGCGCAGGCCTTCGGCGGCATAGGGCGCGCCTTCGCCGAACAGCTTTTCCGGCACGGCGCGGCCCGGATCGGGCATCAGCACGAAGCCGCCCGCCGCCGCCAGCGCGCCTTCACGCTCCAGCGCGGCGGCGACTTCGGGCTTGCCGGGCAGCACACCGATCGAACCGGGGAAGGCGCACATCGGAATGCGCACGCCGGGGATCTGCTCGGAAACGGCGCAGAGCCTGTCCAGCTTCCAGTTCGCGATGAACGGGCCGGAGATGACATCGCGCAGATAGCCGAAGCCCGGCACGATCGCGGTATAGCCATAGTCCGACGGCGCGATGTCGACGATCGTGACCGCCAGCGCATCGCCCCGTTCCGCGCCCTCGATATGGACCGGGCCGGTCATCGGATGGACACGGTTGAGATCGCAGGCGGCGACCTGTTCAGGCGTGGTGTCGAAATCGAACTGGCTGTCGAACGCGTCACGCGTCTCATAGACGACATAGTCCCCCGGATTGGCGCGGGCGACGGGCTCCAGCGCCCAGTGAAGGCGGTTGAAGCAGTTCGGATCGTCCTTGGCAGTGGCTCCGCTGCGCTTGATTTCGACGGTCTTCGACATGGCGCTCCCTCGTTCTGTCCGGGCATGGCCGGACCGTGGTCTGTGCCGCCATGATGGGGGGCTCCGCCGCTTGCGGGCTATCCCCGTGCCGTGCCGAATAGCCAGCTACCGCATCAAACCACGCCCCATCGATCACGGCGAAACCCGCAATTCCTTCATTCCCCGCCACCATTCGATCGCGCTGAGGTGTTTCTTCCAGCGCCCTGAGGCTAGCGCGCCTGCGCCCCGATGATGTTGCATAATAGGGTCACGAAGACGCTTGCCGGCGTCCCGTGGGCAGGCGGAGCTTCCGGCAATATCGCGCAGATCTATCCAACAGAGCGCGAAGGCCGGTTCGGGGAAATCACATCGGGAGGAATTCAATCATGACACAGCACAACACGCCGGCTAGTCCTGCCGGCCTGACGGTCCATCACACCACGCGAACCTTCCGGCTGCTTGTAGGCGCATCGCTGCTGGGCCTCGCCCTGCCCGCCGTTGCCGCCCACGCCCAGTCCGCATCCGCCGAAACGTCGGCCGGCGCGGCCGAGGAAGCGAACACCGGCGTCGAGACGATCACCGTAACGGCGCGCCGGCGCGCGGAATCGCTGCAGGATACGCCGATCTCGATCTCGGCAATGACCGGCGAAGGCATTGCCGCGCGCGGCATCGAGAACGTCACGCAGATCGGCGATTTCACGCCCAACGTGAAGTTCAACAGCTCCGTCCCGGTTTCGGCCAGCAACGCCACGGCCGCCATTTTTATCCGCGGCATCGGCCAGAACGACTACCAGCTTTCCGCCGATCCCGGCGTCGGTCTCTATCTGGACGGCGTCTATATCTCGCGCGGCGTGGGCAATGTGCTCGATGTGCTCAATATCGAGCGCGTCGAAGTGCTGCGCGGCCCGCAGGGCACCCTGTTCGGCCGCAACACCATCGGTGGCGCGGTCAGCGTGGTGACCAAGAAGCCGTCCGAGACGCTGAACGGCAATATCGAAGCCACAACCGGCAGCTTCAACCGCTTCCAGATCAAGGGCAGCATCGACGTTCCCCTGGCGCAGGGAGTCTATTCGAGCTTCGCCGGCTTCTACCACCGCCGCGACGGCTATGTGAAAGGCATCGTTCCCGGCGCGCCGGACCTGGGTGATACCGACAACCTTGCCGGCCGCTTTGCGCTTCGCCTCGAACCGTCCAGCAACGTGACCATCGATCTCGCCGTCGACGGATCGCGGACTCGCGAGAACTCGGCGCCCAACGTCGCGCTCAAGATCAACGAGAACGCACCCGCCGCGCAAGTGTGGAACGCGCTCTATTCCGGCGCGGCGGCGATCTGCACCAATCTTTCCAACCCCGCCCGGCTCAGCGACCAGCGCTGCTTCAACAGCCAGTGGGCGGTCGGCCCCTACCGTCACGGCGGCACCTTCACGTCGATTTCCAGCGTTTTCACCAATGGAAACCCCAGAAAGTACCAATCCGGCTCTGACGTGAACATCTGGGGCGCATCGGGCACGGTAGAGTGGAAAATCTCGCCCGAAATCGCGGTGAAGTCGATCACCGCCTACCGCAAGGTGACGGGCTTCTGGACACGCGATTCCGATCACAGCCCGGCCACGATCGTCGAAACCAACAGCGACTGGAAGCAGGACCAGTTCTCGCAGGAACTTCAGCTTCAGGGCAAGATGCTGAATGGCAAGTTCAACTGGGTGCTGGGCGGCTACTATTCGAGCGAGCACGGCAACCACAGGGACCTCGTCAATATCGTCGATGCCGTGTTCCTGAGCGGCGCGGTGCTTGACGGGGAAAGCCTCGCCTTCTTCGGCCAGGGCACTTACGAGATCGTGCACGATCTGAACCTGACCGCCGGCGTGCGCTGGACGCAGGACAAGAAGACGTTTGGCAACGCCAACCAGTACGTCGTCGAAGCCGGCTTCCTGACCGGCGCGCCCTACAACCCCGACGGGTCCGGGCTCAAGAACGGCGATCCGCTGATGGGGCCGCTCGGCCAGCGCGCGACGATCAAGGACAAGGCGTGGACGCCGATGGTCAGCCTTTCCTATCGCTGGAGCCCGGAGCTGCTGACTTATGCCTCCTACTCCGAAGGGTTCAAGGGTGGCGGCTTTACCCAGCGCGTGTTCCCGCCGTTCGCCTTCATCCCCTCGTTCAAGCCGGAAACCAGCAGGACCTACGAACTGGGCTTCAAGAGCGATCTCGCCGGCCGGCGCCTGCGCCTGAACGGCGCGGTCTTCCTCAACGACTACAACAACCTGCAGATCACCGTGAACGACCCCACGCTGGGCTTCGCGCCGATCATCCAGAACGCCGCCAAGGCCCGCATCAAGGGCTTCGAGCTGGAAATGCTGGCGCGCCCGGTGCCGGCGCTGTCGATCGAGGCGGGCATCGGCTATCTCGACGCCAAGTACCGTCAGGTGGACCTGCGCGCGCTGAGCGCGGGCGTGACGACCGCGACCAGGCTGCAGAACGCGCCCAAGTGGACGCTGAGCGCCGGCGCATCCTATGCGATCGAGGCCGCTGGCATCGGCACCTTCACGCCGCGCATCGACTGGTCCTATCGCTCGACGGTCTACAACGACGCGGTCAACACGCCGGAACTGGTCCAGCCGGGCTATCACCTCGTCAACGCCTCGATCGGCTTCAGTGACGAGGACAAGCGCTGGGGCGTGACGCTGGGCGTCAAGAACCTGACCAAGGCGCTCTACCTCGGCTCCGGCTATGCGGACTCGTTCGGCGGTATCATCGAGGGCGTCTACGGCCGTCCGCGCGAATGGTACCTCAGCGCGCGCACGTCGTTCTGACCCCGTGGCGGAAGCGGCCCGGCGCAATCCGGTCCGCTTCCGCCGCCCCGGCTCGTTCATCAAAGGCCCGGCATCATGACAGAACCATCGTCGCTTGAGGACCGGATCGCCCGCCTCGAAGCGCGGCGCGCTATCGACGACCTGATCGGCGCTCTGGGCCGGGCGTTCGATAGCGGCCCTTCCGCCGATGCGCTGCGCCCACTGTTCACCGTAGAGGCCACCTTCCGCATCGACCGCTACGGCGATCTGCAGGGCCGCGATGCCATTGCCGATGGCGTGGCCGGCAATGCCGATGCGGGTTTCCGCTGGACGCTGCACTACCTCGTCTCTCCCAAGGTGGAACTGGCCGCCGACCGCATGGTGGCCGACGTGGAATTCTATCTCTGGGAGGTCGCAACCGCGGCCAGCGGACGCGCCTACTGGATCGGCGGCCGTTATCTCGCCACCGCGCGGTCCGATCGGGGCCAATGGCGCTTCAGCTATCTCGAACTGATCGCCGATCTCATTTCCCACTATCCCGCGGGCTGGTCGCCAAAGCCCGGGGCACTCGCCGACGCCTGAAACCGACCACAGAGAGGACACCTCGACGATGACTGACCCCGCCAGCACCACGCTGAAGCCGGGCGCGGAGACGTTCGCCCACCTCGGCCGCAGCGTGGCTGCGATCCGCGCCGAACTCGGCACCGAACCCGTATCGGTGGACGCCATCCGCGATCCGGCGATCTACGAACTGGAGCGGGAGAAGATCTTCCGCCGCACCTGGCTGAAGGTGGCGACCACGTCGGAGCTGCCCGCCATCGGTGACTACAAGGTCAAGGACCTGCCGGTCGTCGACGCCTCGGTGCTGATCGTGCGCGGCAAGGACGGCGTGGTCCGCGCGTTCCACAACGTCTGCACCCATCGCGGCAACAAGGTGGTGCCGTCCTCGGACGCCGAAACCTTCGGCCGCGCGCGCGCCGGCGTCGTCACCTGCCGGTTCCACGGCTGGGTCTTCGGCACCGACGGCCCGCTGCGCTCGGTGCCGCTGGAGGACCATTTCGGCACGCTCGACAAGGCCTGCCTCGGCCTGCGCGAGATCGCCTGCGATACCTGGGAAGGCTTCGTGTTCATCAACATGGCCGATCCGCCCGAACAGACGCTGGCGGAATATCTCGGCGATTTCGGCACACTGTTCGGCGGTTATCCCTATGCCGAAGCGACGACGGCCTATCGCTATTCCACCGTGCTCGAATGCAACTGGAAGGTCGCGCTCTATGCCTTTTCCGAAGGCTATCACGTTCCCACGATCCACGCCGGATCGCTGCCGGGCTTTCGCGGGATCGAACATTCCGATTTCAAGCTGATCGGCCCGCACGCCTCGTCCACGATCTACGGCCTTGGCATGGAAGCCGCCGCTTCCACCGCCGAATGCGCGCGCGTGCTCCACGGCAGCGCGGCCCATGCCCCGCATCCCGAGCAGGTTCCGCCCGGGATCAACCCGACGCGGCGCGCGGATTTCCAGTTCGAACTGCCGAACGTCTTTCCCAACCTGCTGATCCATCTCGCCGCCGGCTGCGGCTATCCGGGCATGGCCTTCTTCACCCACCAGTTCTGGCCGCTCGACCACGGGCGGACGCTGTGGGAAGGCATCAACTACTTCCGCCCGGCGCGCAACGCGGCCGAACGGGTGGCGCAACTGCACGTCAACGCGCTGCATCGCAACGCCTGGCTGGAAGACACGGCGACGATGGAAGACACGTTCACCGGCATCCGTTCGGGCGCAGTCGATACCATGCAGCTCATGGATCAGGAGTTCCTGATCCGGCACGCGGCGCGCACGCTGGACCGCTACCTCGCCGCCTGAACGGAAAGGATCATCCCGATGACCGATACCATCACCCTGCCCGCCGGCTTCGAAGACCTGACCGAGCTTGCGGCACACTGGGCACGCGCCACGGAAAATGCGCGCAGCGCCATTCGCTGGAGCGCTTCGGCGCAGGATTTCGCGGCGTTCTACACCGCGTTCATGCCACGCCTGCGCGCCGCGCTTGATCTGCTCGAACAGGTTCCGCTCGAGGAGATGGACGAAGCGCAGAACAACCTGTTCGAACTGGCCTGCGCCTTTGCCGAGGCCGCGCCGCACCACGAGCTTTACGGTGGCAGCGCGGAGGTGCCGCACAGCTTCTCCGCACGCCGGTTCGTCCCCGGCCACGGCGACACGGCTTCACGGCTGTAGGCGGCTCAGCCGGGCGCGAAGACCTGCTCCAGCAGGCCGGCCGCGCCCGGCGCCACGCATTGCGCCACGTTGAAGCGCATGAAATCGGGCGCGGTGCGCGTCAGGCTGAAAACGTCGCCGGGGGCCAGAACCACCCCCTGCGCCAGCGCGGCGCGCGCGCATTCGGCGGCGTCCATCCCGCCGGGCAATTGGCACCACAGGAACATGCCCGCGCGCGGTTCGATCCACGGCACGATGCCCAGCGCGCCCAGCCGTTCGATCGTGGCGCGCCGGGCCTTGCGCAGCCGGGCGCGCAAGGTCTGGACATGGCGGCGGTAACTGCCGTCCTGGATCACGCGCAACACCAGTTCACTCGACAGCCGCCCTGCCCCGAAGGCCGTCGCGATCGACAGGTCCACCAGCCGGTCCATCCAGTCGGCCCGGATCGCGACGTAGCCACAGCGCACCGCCGCCGACAGCGTCTTGGAAAAGCTGCCGATCTGAATCACCCGTTCCAGCCCGTCGAGCGCGGCCAGGCGCGGAGCGGGTTCCTCGTCGAAATCGGCGAAGATGTCGTCCTCGATGATGGTCAGGTCGTGGGCGTCCGCCAGCCGCAGCAGCCGGTGCGCCGTGGTGAGCGAAAGCGTGGCCCCGGTGGGATTGTGGACGCCCGAATTGGTGATGTAGAGCCGGGGACGGTGCGTGACGAGCGCGTGTTCGAACGCGG
This window of the Novosphingobium sp. EMRT-2 genome carries:
- a CDS encoding SRPBCC family protein, giving the protein MSTAPCRFMDRYPEEGRGPIPVERYTSQEYFDLERERVFRRKWLNVGRVEQAPNPGDYFVADLKILDTSLLVIRGKDGEYRAFHNMCSHRGAPVAWDAEGSCRGYLACRFHGWVYDTTGKLVQITDAENFPGVNPAENGLTPVHCAIWKGFIFVNLADRPEQTLLEYLGPVADEIGRFDFNGYTPAFSYRIDEQVNWKTLQEAQLEGWHLPYLHEKTLARAVKIDGNQYRHTAIELHGLHGVLGSPPPDSFTPPPTALLASRFGTGTVQAFGTKVENAGEGYRFRGSFDFWHIFPNFFVGLLNGLFFTFNIWPVAVDRSVWEIKGYYPPVRTAGELFAREYSKIGLRDPMMEDCFTHELICAQLKSGAKNHIFFQDEEMLARHLSNGVDRCVRGLA
- a CDS encoding aspartate/glutamate racemase family protein; translated protein: MTHRIKMIVPVPVPQQALAAFAGQIPAGLVRPDIAIEFACAARGGATLDSLYEGTIADAFCLEAGCRAEEEGFSAVCINSMSDSGVAALRSRLTIPVVGTAQATYHLACQLGKKFAILSMWDNWRWLYDKVLTEQGLHHRLAAIRSIGVRPDTAELLAGKEDSVFPLLMDAARRAIEEDGADVLVLGSTTMHQSHAYLAAHLPVPVLNPGLVAFKACETLIDLGLSHSRKGFAPPERIIDNVFEAA
- a CDS encoding AraC family transcriptional regulator, with amino-acid sequence MTSVRSWDGSDLPLPSLTRLATRDINEVHDHMSRMFCPHDLRVEGGNPPLAFRHHQASLKSVTFNATDYGNPYGRVVVNIPPTDVLYLVQFSLRGVAQITQDNATFELHPGQMCVLGPDAKVRQMFGDGYKHFTVKMDKSGLEAILAQELGFRPGDLHFSPQPVRLEGAAAAFAQLVRTVCDNLDSGIETGLSGFNHARASGAVEETLQRLLLAAVPHNHSDLFDAPASCPAPYYVRRVEEFIHEHAQAPITLEEMIVVSGVSARSLHAGFRRFRNTTPMLYLKNHRLDLARRQLREGADTGVSVTEVALACGFTHLSKFARDYLERFGERPSMTLKRMSGR
- a CDS encoding RES family NAD+ phosphorylase → MWTPTALASEARPWRGDAWRVVEAQHRISTNRLADGLADQARLEMLADAVKPDLPPETRGLHYLLASPFRYGHRNESRFRRANERPGIFYAAEREATAIAETAYWRLRFFQRSPGFVPPSTTSEHTSFTAALATASALDLTLPPFDNEAARWIDPLDYTACQDLAAQAREARIALIRTRSARDPGGGCNLVLFDPAAFARQQPVIRRTWHLRHEGGRLLALAAFPAEERFVFTAAQFGLG
- a CDS encoding antitoxin Xre/MbcA/ParS toxin-binding domain-containing protein codes for the protein MATRFDSPPRGDAEILTSALGRIADFWNFSNTKLGTVLGVSAATVSRLRSGRSVLDPASKSYEAGQFLLRLFRSLDALLGSDDAAARRWLETANLDLNARPLDLIDSFRGLISVCDYVDAYRARV
- a CDS encoding non-heme iron oxygenase ferredoxin subunit; protein product: MTIKLCATRDIPAGEVIRVDLDDGRALAVYNLDGEFFATDDLCTHGDASLAEGEVDGGKILCPFHMGSFDIRTGEAIGAPCSIAVRTYCVSVSGDDVVIDA
- a CDS encoding nuclear transport factor 2 family protein: MAEPTSGEYRLARLEARAEIGDLVARYALGADRKNDPAILGPLFAANAVWSAEGFADLVGRDAIAAGLAGLAADRVLWSIHYMVSPLIELAADLRSGRCHWYLWELCTMAPAAGDQGHASPTDTWFGGWYDSDVVLTPEGWRFSKVRLDVRLQGEAVPSWQFKKPVNL